The Pelagicoccus enzymogenes DNA segment GCCAAAAGGTGTTTGCAGGGCATCGAGTGTAGGTGATTTTAGAAGGGACTCGCTTGTTCCTGCGCTTCGACGAGGGCGTTGACGACGATCATCAAGGTGGCGAAGGCGGCGGCCTTGCTTGGCTCGTTTAGCTTCAGCTTCTTGGGCAGCGTCTTGTTGGTCGCTTCCAGCCTGCTAAGAAGGCAAAAGAGCAGCAGCGGATCGCGGCTTAGCTCGACGAGCGCATCTTCATCGGACTTTCCTGGACTTCGCGATTGTTCGGCGGTGGCGTTCAGGAACTCTCGGGTGCAAGTATCGACGAGTCCGGCGCGGTTGGGGCTGCTTCGGTGCAGCTGGCCTCATGCATGGGGGCGACGGTGACGGGCGTGTGCAGCGGTAGAAATAGCGAACTTGGAGGTCCTTGGGCGCCGCGAATGTGGTCGATTATCAAATCCAAGGTATGAGTCGGTTCGAAGGTCGCTACGACGTCGTGTTCGGCTTCTATCTTGGCGGCAGCTGCGTTGTGGGCATCGAGCATGAGGGTACTGCTATCGCCGAGGCTTCCTGGATTTGGGATGAGGCAAGGGTTGGATAACTAGAGTAACTAGAGATGAAAATTTAGTAGTGGGCTGTGTGGGGAATGGCCAGTATCTTTTCTAGCTCCCGACGCGCTGTATTGAGTCCTGGTGGGAGGCTGGGAGTGAGGTCTTGTGTACTGAGGGGATCGATACTGCGAAGTCTTTTTAGCCCTGCTTTGTTAGATCGCCGGTGGGGTGAGGGGTATTGGACTGCATGGCACTGGTTGGATCGGGTTGTGCGCGGGACGGGCGTAAAGCCCGCGCCCTACGTCGTCGCTGGAATCGTGGGAGTTGAGGAAGGAGAGTGAGTTGATTGCTCGAAAGCGACTTGCTGGATGTTCTCTTAGGCTCTGGGACTAGGCTTGGCGTTGACGGAGGCTGGATTGGGCCTAGGGTGGCGCTACTACTTGTTATGCCGCTTGAATCCCTAGACTCTAACGTTTTTGATAAGAAGTATGGGGGCGGGTGTGCCTGCCTGTTTGGCTTGCCGTTTTTCTTGGCGGGCCTCGGGGTTATTGTTGCCACGATCCTGATCGCAGTTGGGGAGCTTGATGGGGATTTGCCGCTTTTCTTCGGTCTGCCGTTTGGAGGTGTCTTCGTCGCGGTGGGGGCGGGGATTCTGTTTTATCGCTCTGGCTTGAGGATCGATAAGGGGCAGGGAGAAGTTGCCTCTTGGTGGGGGTTGCTGGTCCCTCTGAGGACTAAGCGTTATGCGCTCGGCGATATCGAACTCGTGACCATCACGCATGAAATTCGCAGATCCAAGAATTCGTCCTATTCGGTGTATCCAGTAAAGCTGACGTTGAAGAAAGGCGGCGAGCTGAAAGTAACGGAAGAGCGCAAGGGATCTAACTCGCGGCGGGAGGCGGAGGCGATCGCCAAGTTTCTGGAGGTCGATATTGTGGATCGCTCGGGAGCTGGCGAAGTGCGCCGGAAGCATGTCGAGTTGGATATGAGCGTGAAGGATCGCTTTCGGAAAGGCCTTTTGCGTAACGACATCCCGGAGGTGCCGTTTGGGATGCGGTCCAAAGTGGAGTTCGATGAGTATTCCCTGTCGGTAAAGATCCCTCCCCTGGGGTTCCGGCCGTGGCTTTTGGTGCCGACCCTTGGCGTTGCCGTTTTCTTGGCGTTCCCGTTTTTCGGCATGCTGTTGCCGTTTTTGAATGATCAAGAAAGCGTCGACTGGTTTTTTTTCTTCTTCGTTGGGTTCGTCGCGTTGTTCATGGCGGCTCCGCTGTCCTTTGTTCTTCGCATGTGGATAGGGGCTTTGAAGGTTTCCGAATCGTTCCAGGTGGACCGGAATCGGCTCGTGTACGAAAGAGGTTGGCTTCTGAAGAAACGCGTCGAGATCGAGGCGGAGGAGATCGAGGAGCTGAGCTCTGGCTTGGTCCGTGGCAACAGTCGTCGGCCTTTCAACCTACAGGGCCATCCGATACAGCTGAGAAGCGACCGGATGGATCTGAAGATCGGAGCCCATCTTGGGAAAGAGGAGAGCGAGTACATCGTTGCCCTGATGAAGGCGGTGCTCGTTTCCTAGCCTTCAGCAGGGGCGCATGATGTCGCGGGCGTTGCGATCCAACGTTTGCCCGAGGCGATGGCGTTTTAGCCAACCAACGTCTATGCGGTATTTATAGTCCGGTTGCGCGCCCCGGCGCGTGGGGGGTGCCCGAGGTCGGGACTTTTAAGGCGTGGGAAATAATCGCGGCGATAACCGTCGATCGTAGTCGACGAAAGAAAGAGGCTACCAAAAATGCATTAGTCTCCGAATTCGGTGGAGAGGCTGGTTTGCTAGGTCGGATCCTCTCGCGCGAACTTGGAGGCTTGGGCTATCAGTTCCGCTGCGGGACGTATTCCGGTGTAGAGCACGAATTGCTCGATGGCCTGTAGGGTCATCACTTCAGCTCCGGTTATCACCGATTTTCCTTGGGAGCGGGCGAGTTTGATAAGAGGCGTTTCTGAGGGGAGGGCGACGACGTCGAATACGAATTTCGCGGAGCGTACGATTGTTTCGGGAAACGCTAAGTCTTCAGCGCTGGAACCGCCCTCCATGCCAATAGGGGTGACGTTTATGAGCAAGTTGGGCTCGTCGTTTTCCTCCAGGTTTGGCTTCCACTTGAATCCGTATTGCTGGGCCAAGGACGGACCTTTCTCGGGGTTGCGGGCTACGACCGCGCCGTTCTGGAAACCTGCGTCGCGCAGGGCGCAAGCCACTGCTTTGGCCATGCCGCCACTGCCGCGCAGGGCGAAGGTTAAATCGTTCGGGACGTTGTGCGATTTCAGAAGGGAGAAGACGGCCGTGTAGTCGGTGTTGTAGCCTTTGAGCTGGCCGGCTGTATTTACGATCGTATTGACCGACTGTATACCGGTAGCGGAGGGATCCAGTTCGTCGAGCATGGGGATGCAGTCCTCCTTGAAGGGCATGGAAATGGCGCAGCCACGAATGCCAAAGGCTCGTATGCCTCCGATCGCTGCGGCGAGGTCTTCGGTGGTGAAGGCCTTGTAAACGTAGTTGAGGCCGAGCTCGCGATAGAGGTAGTTGTGCAACCGTGTCCCTGTGTTGCCGGGACGGGCTGCTAATGACATGCAGACTTGGGTGTCTTTGTTGATGTAGGCGGTCATGGTTCGAGTGAGAATAAATCTGCCGGCGATTGCAGTAAAAGAAGTTTGCGGAGGGGGCTCTGCGGGACGGCCTTATAGGCCGCACCCTACGGAGGCGAAACGGCGCCTGGGGAGACTCCCAGGCGCCGCTCTTGGTTGTTAACTGTTTACTAGACTTAAAAGCTGCCGCCGAATTGGAAGCCGAGGACGAGGGCGTTGTCGATGTCGCCGGTGCCGCCTGGCTTTACGATGTACTGTAGGTCGGGCTGGAAATAGCTGGCAGGGCTGAGCTGGAAGCGGTGGGCGAGCTCGATGACCATTTCGTAGTCGGCCTCGGAACGGCCGGCTTCGGATTCGACTTTTGAATACACGTCGCTGAAGCCGCCGTAGGTGGCGAAGAAGAGGGTGCTGTCGTTTTCGCGTCCGGGGAAGAGGCCCCGGTAGTTGGCGCCAAAGGTGGATTGGACGGGGACGATGGCGACGTCGTCGTGGCTGGTGTAGCCAATAGTGGCGAAGAGGGTGAGTCCGTTGTCGCTGTCGGGAGATTCCGAATACACTTGGTAATCGGCGTTGGCGTAGAAGCGCACGAACTCTTCGCGATCTTGGTCGCTATCGAAGCGGTCCATGTCGAAGAAGGCGTTGTTCATGCCGACGAAGAAGTGGGCGGGGCGGTCGTTGAAGGTGGGGTTCCAGTTGAGCTGGGTGAAGACCGAGAGTCCGTCGCTCCCGCGGATTGCGAAGTCGGTACCGTGGTTCTTGGGATCCCACATGCTTTCGGAGAGCTGGAAGGTTCCGATTTGGGCGTAGGTGGTTTCGTTGATCTGGTACTTGGCTCGGGCTCCCCAGACGGCGAAGGGGTAGGAGGTCATGACTCCGTCGAAGAGGGCGGCTCGGATCTGGCCGTTGACGGCGTTGTTCATGGAGTAGCTGAAGAAGGGCGAGCCGCAGAAATCGTCGGTCGCGCTCATGCGCCCGAATTTCAATGACAGCTGGTCGTCCATGAATTGCTTCTCGAGAGTCACGTTGTAGAGGAAGGTAGTTTGTCCGCCGACCACTTGCATGACGCTGTACTGGCCGCCGACAGCGGCGTCGATGCTGCGGCCATGGCGGTCGATTCCGGCAATGGCGAATTCGGTGTCATCCCAGCCGAACTTCTTCTCGAGGTCGAACTTGGCGCCGAAGAAGAGTCCGCCGGCGTAGGCTTCGTCGGACTCGTTGCCGCCGTCCACGTTGCTGGCGAAGATGCCGGTGTAGTAGGCGAAGGTTTCGATTCCGCTGTCGGCGAGGGCGGTGCGGGCGCCGCCCCAGTCGCCGGAGAGGCGATCGCGTTCCTGCCAAGGGGTGTTTTCGGCAAAGGTGGTGGAGGTGGTGACGAGCAGGGCGATGGCGAGAGGTAGTTTATTTTTCATTACGGTATTGGCGTTGGTGGTTATGCGGCGGCTTCGTTGGCTGCGGGGCGGCGCTTTTTTAGGAAGAATAGAACGGTAGTGGTGACGAGGGTACCGGCTACGATGGCGATGAGGTAGCCGAGCATGTGGGTGATGGCGTTGGGGATCGCTAGGACGAAGATCCCGCCGTGCGGCACCATCAGCTTGCTGCCGACGGCCATGGAGATGGCGCCTGCGGTGGCGGATCCGGCGATGGTTGCGGGAATGACGCGGAAGGGATCGGCGGCGGCGTAGGGAATGGCTCCCTCGGTGATGAAGGCGATGCCCAGCACAGCGGTGGCTTTGGTGGCTTGTTGCTCGTCGGCGCTGAAGCGATTTTTGAAGAGGGTGGCGGCGAGAGCGACGCCGAGCGGGGGAACCATGCCGGCGGCCATGACGGCGGCCATGGGGCCGTAGATTTGGGTGGCCACGAGGCCGACGGCGAAGGTGTAGGCGGCTTTGTTGATGGGGCCCCCCATGTCGAAGGCCATCATGCCGCCGAGGAGGAGGCCAAGGATAAGGGCGCTGCTGCCTTGCATGGCGTTGAGCCAGGCGGAGACGCCATCCATGAGGCCTTTCACCGGCGGACCGATCAAGTAGACCATGGCGAGTCCGACGACGAGGGAGGAAATCAGCGGGAGGATGAGGACGGGCTTGAGGCCGGCGAGTTGGTCCGGAAGCTTGATGGCTTTGTTGAGCCATCGGGTGAAGTAGCCGGCGAGGAAGCCTGCGGCGATGCCGCCGAGGAATCCAGCTCCGAGGCTGGAGGCGAGCATGCCGCCGATGAGTCCGGGAGTGAGTCCGGGACGGTCGGCGATGGAGAAAGCGATGAAGCCGGCGAAGACAGGAACGAAAAGGGCGAAGGCCGAGGCGCCGCCGATTTGCATGAGGGCCCAGCCGAGTGTGCCTTCTTCGTCTCCGGCGTAGATGCCGCCGATGGCGAAGGCGAGGGCGATGAGTAGTCCGCCAGCCACTACAAGCGGAAGCATATGGGAGACGCCGGTCATGAGGTGCTTGTAGGGACCGGTGCGTTCTTTTTTGGCAGGTTGCTTGAGACCGCTGCCTTGGGCGGGCGAGGGCTCGAGGGCGAGGGCTTCTTTTATGAGGCCTTGGGAATCGCGGATGGCGGCTTTGGTGCCGGTTTCGAGAAGCTTCTTGCCAGAAAAGCGGGCGGTCTCGACAGTGGCGTCGGCAGCCACAATGACGGCATCGGCCTTGGCGATGTCTTCGGCGGTGAGTTCATTCTTGGCGCCGACCGAGCCTCGGGTTTCAACCTTCATCTCGTAGCCCATGGCTTTGGCCCCTTTGATGAGGGCTTCGGCGGCCATGAAGGTGTGGGCGATGCCCGTAGGGCAGGAGGTGACGCCGATGAGGTATTTGTTGGCGACCGCGACGGGGGCGGATGTTTCGCGAGGTGGGAGAGTCGTATTTGTTTGTTGGGTACGCGGTGAAATGGGATCGAGAATCTTGCCGGTCTCGCGGATGAGTTGGGGGCGGTCGGTCTGGATGTCTTGATCGTTCGAGCGGAGGTGGACTTCGCCGCTAGTGGTTTGGGAGGACTCGACGATGTCGAGCTGCAGGCCGCGGAGCTTGCTTTCCGCTTGGAGGGCGGAGACGGCGAGGCGGGTGAGCGGCTCGTCGGCGGGAGAGGCGAAGGTGGCTGTGATGGTTTTCATTAGGGGTGGGGAGTTGGGGGTTAAGCTTGGAGAACGGAGAGAGGTTGGACGGAGATTTGCGGGAGGCGCTTCTCGATGATTTCGGCGGCGGGTAGTTGGCGGCGGACGTCTTCGAGGGCGCACCAGGCGAAGACGCTGGCGAGGCGGGCTCGGTCGGTGGCGTTGCGACCGGTAGCGAGTCCGGCGAGGTAGCCCGCGAGCAGGGAGTCGCCGGCTCCGACGGTGCTGACGACTTTGACGGGCGGGGCGGAGGCCATGAGGGCTTTTTCCGGAGAAAAGAAGAGCGCGCCTTCGCTGCCGAGGGAGAGGATGACGTGCGGGACTTTCTCTTTTTGCAGCTGCGTGGCGGCAACTACGCGGGAGGCGAAATCGGGCAGGTCGTGGCCGAGATATTCGGCGAGCTCGTGCTCGTTTGGTTTGATGAGGTCGGCTCCGTTTTC contains these protein-coding regions:
- a CDS encoding shikimate 5-dehydrogenase → MTAYINKDTQVCMSLAARPGNTGTRLHNYLYRELGLNYVYKAFTTEDLAAAIGGIRAFGIRGCAISMPFKEDCIPMLDELDPSATGIQSVNTIVNTAGQLKGYNTDYTAVFSLLKSHNVPNDLTFALRGSGGMAKAVACALRDAGFQNGAVVARNPEKGPSLAQQYGFKWKPNLEENDEPNLLINVTPIGMEGGSSAEDLAFPETIVRSAKFVFDVVALPSETPLIKLARSQGKSVITGAEVMTLQAIEQFVLYTGIRPAAELIAQASKFAREDPT
- a CDS encoding carbohydrate porin produces the protein MKNKLPLAIALLVTTSTTFAENTPWQERDRLSGDWGGARTALADSGIETFAYYTGIFASNVDGGNESDEAYAGGLFFGAKFDLEKKFGWDDTEFAIAGIDRHGRSIDAAVGGQYSVMQVVGGQTTFLYNVTLEKQFMDDQLSLKFGRMSATDDFCGSPFFSYSMNNAVNGQIRAALFDGVMTSYPFAVWGARAKYQINETTYAQIGTFQLSESMWDPKNHGTDFAIRGSDGLSVFTQLNWNPTFNDRPAHFFVGMNNAFFDMDRFDSDQDREEFVRFYANADYQVYSESPDSDNGLTLFATIGYTSHDDVAIVPVQSTFGANYRGLFPGRENDSTLFFATYGGFSDVYSKVESEAGRSEADYEMVIELAHRFQLSPASYFQPDLQYIVKPGGTGDIDNALVLGFQFGGSF
- a CDS encoding PTS fructose transporter subunit IIC → MKTITATFASPADEPLTRLAVSALQAESKLRGLQLDIVESSQTTSGEVHLRSNDQDIQTDRPQLIRETGKILDPISPRTQQTNTTLPPRETSAPVAVANKYLIGVTSCPTGIAHTFMAAEALIKGAKAMGYEMKVETRGSVGAKNELTAEDIAKADAVIVAADATVETARFSGKKLLETGTKAAIRDSQGLIKEALALEPSPAQGSGLKQPAKKERTGPYKHLMTGVSHMLPLVVAGGLLIALAFAIGGIYAGDEEGTLGWALMQIGGASAFALFVPVFAGFIAFSIADRPGLTPGLIGGMLASSLGAGFLGGIAAGFLAGYFTRWLNKAIKLPDQLAGLKPVLILPLISSLVVGLAMVYLIGPPVKGLMDGVSAWLNAMQGSSALILGLLLGGMMAFDMGGPINKAAYTFAVGLVATQIYGPMAAVMAAGMVPPLGVALAATLFKNRFSADEQQATKATAVLGIAFITEGAIPYAAADPFRVIPATIAGSATAGAISMAVGSKLMVPHGGIFVLAIPNAITHMLGYLIAIVAGTLVTTTVLFFLKKRRPAANEAAA